The genomic interval AGACGTTTCCAGCGCCCTGCATCCCTCGGCAACCGCGGAGATGTGGATCATCGACATCTACGGGTTCAGCCTCGCCGGACTATTGGTGACGATGGGAAACATCGGCGACCGGTTCGGACGTCGCAAGATTCTGCTGGCGGGCGCGGCCGTCTTCGGCCTGGCTTCCGTGCTGGCAGCCTGCGCGCCGAACGTCGGCACCTTGATCGCCGCGCGCGCATTACTCGGAGCCGGAAGTGCGATGCTGTTGCCGGCGAGCCTTGCCTTGATCTCGAACTTGTTCCCGGCCGGCCGCTCTCGCCGGACCGCGGTGGGCATCTGGACGGCATTCTTCGCAGGCGGCGCCGCGATGGGTCCGGTAATCGGGGGCACGTTGCTGTACGAATTCTGGTGGGGGTCTTTGTTCCTGATCAATGTGCCGGTCGCGCTGGCTGTACTGGTAGCCGCCCCGTTTCTGCTGCCCGATTACCGCGAGCCCGACGCCGGCCCCCTCGACCTACTCAGCGTCGGCCTGTTCCTGGCGGCGGTGCTTCCCTTGGTATTCGCGCTCAAGCGCGCCGCGGTGGAAGGCCTCGACGCTCCGACCGTGGGCGCCGCCGTCGTGGGCACGGCGGTGCTGTTGTGGTTCGTCCGGCGGCAACGTTGGCTGCCCGAGCCACTCTTGGATCTGTCACTGTTCCGGCGGCGCGCGTTCACCATGGCGGTCGCGGCAGCGTCCGTCGCGG from Nocardia goodfellowii carries:
- a CDS encoding MFS transporter, with protein sequence MLIVPVLLVAMDMSVLYLGMPDVSSALHPSATAEMWIIDIYGFSLAGLLVTMGNIGDRFGRRKILLAGAAVFGLASVLAACAPNVGTLIAARALLGAGSAMLLPASLALISNLFPAGRSRRTAVGIWTAFFAGGAAMGPVIGGTLLYEFWWGSLFLINVPVALAVLVAAPFLLPDYREPDAGPLDLLSVGLFLAAVLPLVFALKRAAVEGLDAPTVGAAVVGTAVLLWFVRRQRWLPEPLLDLSLFRRRAFTMAVAAASVAALSWAGLSYLTCAYRQSVLGYDVLGAAMLGVPMAIAVFGSAVTGVRIGTRLGTTRTILLALGAAAAGNLILLGTSAVAGTLPFTVGSTIAGLGYGVLFSFASEAAVSAVPIDEAGAAAGISETSLELGSGVGISLLGSLAAAVFRGGGDFAPTLSETIDAAKGDETVISSARSAFVDGMHIATLVGVGAVVLTAAAIWAVTRKGGG